One part of the Phoenix dactylifera cultivar Barhee BC4 chromosome 4, palm_55x_up_171113_PBpolish2nd_filt_p, whole genome shotgun sequence genome encodes these proteins:
- the LOC103724076 gene encoding probable magnesium transporter NIPA9 — protein sequence MWESIMLTLIATAGNNIGKVLQKKGTVILPPLSFKLKVIRAYAFNKQWLIGFVMDIFGALLMLRALSQAPVSVIQPVSGCGLAILSVFSHFYLKEVMNALDWLGIALAGVGTIGVGIGGEEQNVSAVSLFRLPWLVFSVAILFIILNAWLHIYNSQRRGQELMESEVVEEIIFGLESGILFGMASVISKMGFLFSEQGFSKVVVPVCISISICCSATGFVYQTRGLKHGRAIVVSTCAAVASILTGVLAGMLALGEDMPSAPLARLSLLLGWSFITAGVILLVCSTRLMGLLPRPIRHVLKSNLERHHNLRRSGSFRVKDTSPPSAVIHASTLHHLITSPAKEKA from the exons ATGTGGGAATCGATTATGCTGACGCTGATTGCGACGGCGGGGAACAACATTGGAAAGGTTCTCCAGAAGAAGGGCACCGTCATCCTCCCTCCCCTCTCCTTCAAGCTCAAG GTGATCAGAGCTTATGCTTTCAACAAACAATGGCTTATAGGCTTTGTCATGGATATATTTGGTGCACTATTGATGTTAAGGGCATTGTCTCAAGCTCCG GTTTCTGTTATACAACCTGTTTCTGGTTGTGGACTTGCTATACTTTCTGTCTTCTCTCATTTTTATCTCAAAGAGGTGATGAATGCTCTTGATTGGCTGGGCATTGCCTTGGCTGGTGTTGGCACAATAG GGGTTGGCATTGGAGGGGAGGAGCAGAATGTTTCTGCGGTCTCCCTTTTCCGTTTACCTTGGCTGGTTTTCTCAGTTGCCATCTTGTTT ATAATCTTGAATGCGTGGCTTCACATCTACAATAGTCAACGGCGGGGGCAGGAGCTT ATGGAATCTGAAGTTGTGGAGGAGATTATATTTGGCTTGGAATCAGGCATTCTATTTGG GATGGCATCTGTAATATCAAAAATGGGATTTTTGTTCTCAGAGCAGGGCTTCTCTAAGGTTGTGGTTCCTGTATGCATTTCAATCAGTATATGCTGTAGTGCCACTGGATTTGTTTATCAG ACCCGAGGCCTAAAGCATGGGAGGGCTATTGTGGTATCTACATGTGCAGCTGTGGCATCTATTTTGACTGGCGTGCTAGCTGGTATGCTTGCCCTGGGTGAAGATATGCCTTCAGCACCTCTTGCtcgtctctctctcttgcttggaTG GTCGTTTATCACTGCTGGGGTAATTCTTCTTGTATGCTCAACTCGACTGATGGGACTGCTACCTAGGCCTATTCGACACGTTTTGAAAAGTAACCTTGAGAGGCATCACAATCTTAGGCGGTCTGGCTCATTCCGGGTTAAAGATACAAGCCCACCAAGTGCAGTTATCCATGCATCAACATTGCATCATCTGATAACATCCCCGGCAAAAGAAAAGGCCTAG